A region of Lycium barbarum isolate Lr01 chromosome 3, ASM1917538v2, whole genome shotgun sequence DNA encodes the following proteins:
- the LOC132630189 gene encoding protein SLOW GREEN 1, chloroplastic-like — protein sequence MTTLNPVCSKPNKIQKQFFNLNHRPIYAKPISCLSFKTPFSPSFFSIKASQNPKIPKPINPNEKPQNNPFFSSFLKPTLIATITATTLLFARFIFYPKPAFSSPKVMQTDVKETVSNEEKEKEIQEHLVSNPDDVEALRALMEIYIKNKKMLEAIGVIDRLIEIEPNEPEWPLLKSHLYVNFGEVELAKFGFNEILKKDPLRVEAYHGLVMAASQDESIEEIKEIEKKVEEGMKLCKKENKKSDLRDFKLLLAQIRVIEGKYEDALKVYQELVKEEPRDFRPYLCQGIIYTLLRKSNEAEKCFEKYRRLVPQGHPYARYFDENMIATKVFAQKVENERAGSKS from the coding sequence ATGACAACCTTAAACCCTGTCTGTTCCAAACCAAACAAAATCCAAAAACAATTCTTTAACCTTAATCATCGTCCAATTTATGCTAAACCCATTTCTTGTCTCTCTTTCAAAACCCCATTTTCACCTTCTTTTTTCTCCATCAAAGCCTCACAAAACCCTAAAATCCCAAAACCCATTAACCCTAATGAAAAACCCCAAAATAACCCATTTTTTAGTTCATTCTTAAAACCCACATTAATTGCAACAATTACTGCAACTACCCTTTTGTTTGCAAGATTCATTTTTTACCCAAAACCTGCATTTTCTTCACCAAAAGTTATGCAAACTGATGTTAAAGAAACAGTTTCAaatgaggaaaaagaaaaagaaattcaagAACATCTTGTTTCTAACCCTGATGACGTGGAAGCATTGAGGGCATTAATGGAAATTTACATAAAAAACAAGAAAATGCTTGAAGCTATTGGTGTTATTGATAGGTTGATTGAAATCGAACCGAATGAACCCGAATGGCCATTATTGAAATCCCATTTGTATGTTAACTTTGGTGAGGTTGAATTAGCTAAATTTGGGTTCAATGAGATATTAAAAAAGGACCCTTTACGCGTCGAGGCGTATCATGGACTAGTTATGGCTGCTTCGCAAGATGAATCGATCGAGGAGATAAAGGAAATCGAGAAAAAAGTCGAGGAGGGGATGAAGTTGTGTAAGAAGGAGAATAAAAAGAGTGATTTGAGGGATTTTAAGTTGTTGTTAGCACAAATTCGAGTGATCGAAGGGAAATATGAAGATGCATTGAAGGTTTATCAAGAGTTAGTTAAAGAGGAGCCTAGGGATTTTAGGCCTTATTTGTGTCAAGGGATAATATATACATTGTTGAGGAAAAGTAATGAGGCTGAGAAATGTTTCGAGAAGTATAGGAGACTTGTACCACAAGGGCATCCGTATGCTAGGTATTTCGATGAGAATATGATTGCGACAAAGGTTTTTGCACAGAAGGTAGAGAATGAGAGAGCTGGCTCAAAAAGTTGA